TCGCGGCGCTCGCGATCAAGCAGGCGCGCGGCGATCTGATCGAGGCGATCTTCCTGGTCCGCGCCTTCCGCGCCACCCTGCCGCGCTTCGGCGCAAGCGAGCCGGTCGACACCGGCGCGATGCGGGTGCAGCGCCGGGTATCGTCGACCTTCAAGGACATTCCGGGCGGACAGATTCTCGGTCCGACCTTCGACTACACGCATCGCCTGCTCGATCCTGGTCTTGCCGAAGGCTTCGTGCCGGAGCAGCCTGCCGCCGCCGAAGCCTCGACCGCGGCCACGCCGCGTGTGACCGACATTCTAGGCCGCGACGGACTGATCGAATCTTCGCCGCAGGCCGAAGCGGGCGCAAGCGTCGGCGATCTCACGCGCGAGCCGCTCAACTTTCCGGCCGATCGCGACCTGCGGCTGCAGAACCTGGCGCGCGGTGACGAAGGCTTTCTGCTGGCGATGGGCTACTCGACCCAGCGCGGCTACGGCCGCAACCATCCGTTCGCCGGCGAGATCCGGTTCGGCGAGGTCGAGGTCGAATTCTTTGCGGAGGACGTCGGCTTCGCCGTGCCGCTCGGCTCCATCGAGCTCACCGAGTGCCAGATGGTCAACCAGTTCAAGGGGTCGGCGACGGAAGCGCCGTGCTTCACCCGCGGCTATGGCCTCGCCTTCGGCCAGAGCGAGCGCAAGACGATGTCGATGGCGCTGGTCGACCGCGCGCTCCGGGCGCGCGAGCTTGGCGAGGAGGTGGGGGCGCCGGCGCAGGACGAGGAGTTCGTGATGTCGCATTCGGACAACGTCCAGGCGACCGGCTTCGTCGAGCACCTGAAGCTGCCGCACTATGTCGACTTCCAGTCGGAGCTCGGCCTGCTCCGCAAGCTGCGTCAAGAATTTGCCGAAGCCAATGACGCCGAACCGCTGAAGGAGGCCGCGGAATGAACGCGCCCGCCTACAACTTCGCCTATCTCGACGAACAGACCAAACGGATGATCCGCCGTGCGATCCTCAAGGCGATCGCGATCCCCGGCTATCAGGTGCCTTTCGCCAGCCGCGAAATGCCGATGCCCTATGGTTGGGGCACCGGCGGCGTGCAGGTGACCGCGGCGATCCTGGGGCCCGATGACGTCTTGAAGGTCATCGATCAGGGCTCGGACGACACCACGAACGCGATCTCGATCCGTAAATTCTTCGCCAAGACCGCCGGGGTCGCCACGACGACCGCGACGGAAGACGCGACCGTGATCCAGACCCGACACCGCATCCCCGAGACGGCGCTGCACGAAAATCAGGTGCTGGTCTACCAGGTGCCGATCCCGGAACCCTTGCGCTTCCTCGAGCCGCGCGAGACCGAGACGCGGCGCATGCACGCGCTCGCCGAATACGGCCTGATGCATGTGAAGCTCTATGAGGACATCGCCCGCTTCGGTCACATCGCGACCGCCTACGCCTATCCGGTGAAGGTGAACGCTCGCTACGTGATGGACCCGTCGCCGACGCCGAAATTCGACAATCCCAAGATGGACAATAGCCCGGCGCTACAGCTTTTCGGCGCCGGTCGCGAGAA
The DNA window shown above is from Bradyrhizobium sp. CB1650 and carries:
- a CDS encoding carbon-phosphorus lyase complex subunit PhnI; this encodes MYVAVKGGERAIENAHRLLAHARRGDQNVPEVTLDQISEQLGLAVDRVMSEGSLYDRELAALAIKQARGDLIEAIFLVRAFRATLPRFGASEPVDTGAMRVQRRVSSTFKDIPGGQILGPTFDYTHRLLDPGLAEGFVPEQPAAAEASTAATPRVTDILGRDGLIESSPQAEAGASVGDLTREPLNFPADRDLRLQNLARGDEGFLLAMGYSTQRGYGRNHPFAGEIRFGEVEVEFFAEDVGFAVPLGSIELTECQMVNQFKGSATEAPCFTRGYGLAFGQSERKTMSMALVDRALRARELGEEVGAPAQDEEFVMSHSDNVQATGFVEHLKLPHYVDFQSELGLLRKLRQEFAEANDAEPLKEAAE
- a CDS encoding alpha-D-ribose 1-methylphosphonate 5-phosphate C-P-lyase PhnJ — its product is MNAPAYNFAYLDEQTKRMIRRAILKAIAIPGYQVPFASREMPMPYGWGTGGVQVTAAILGPDDVLKVIDQGSDDTTNAISIRKFFAKTAGVATTTATEDATVIQTRHRIPETALHENQVLVYQVPIPEPLRFLEPRETETRRMHALAEYGLMHVKLYEDIARFGHIATAYAYPVKVNARYVMDPSPTPKFDNPKMDNSPALQLFGAGREKRIYAIPPYTQVVSLDFEDHPFEPYRFNAPCALCGAENSYLDEIVTDDRGGRMFVCSDTDYCEGRQAVGHHGSLSAAPYKERAQGKSNG